A window of the Falco rusticolus isolate bFalRus1 chromosome 1, bFalRus1.pri, whole genome shotgun sequence genome harbors these coding sequences:
- the BOD1L1 gene encoding biorientation of chromosomes in cell division protein 1-like 1 isoform X1, protein MASNPQPPPPPPPPPPQQPPPPQQPPPLPGGGAAEPELVSMIVNHLKSQGLFDQFRRDCLADVDTKPAYQNLRQRVDNFVSNHLATHTWSPHLNKNQLRNNIRQQVLKSGMLESGIDRIISQVVDPKINHTFRPQVEKAVHEFLATLNHKEEAGPSTAPSEEKTDTSVTVQGVSATAPSGNVASDAMSILETITSLNQEASAARASTENSNPKNNDKVVKRLSSQQSVDGSTDRERNGEDLPDREKAICDPSGEGTETFAKCEDLNELPCQTEEIKNSAKDTNSLTSTSKEIQQESEDQKSKLLDKCDKKPDSSEKGERRKEKKEKLDKKSDHSKKSDDTTKSKEEKQARESEPVKVLVPEKNSNKHKTAESTKEENTSVDSDMDVLSDITVSSVHTSDLSSFEEESEEETVVSDSTEEGEITSDEEEKNSQSKTKPHANELRDGKAKPVRHAYVRKPFLYSKYFSDSDDERTVEQRRQSIAKEKEERLLRRQINRERLEEKRKQKAAEKTKSLKTGNQNAKGKSGLNLEESSSRGLESKATGTSIKEVLKEQKFLEKKVALSRKRKRDSRHAEDGCRKKCDPSEEDSKEVQKTNETCEKNSSKDLKHNHGKSDISKQLRRLSELVHSTEESKSDSKAEKEHKRKTSTSLQAEGVQQDSETRDPKKQLDRAEVNTEELQKQKSICKNEKHPRKDSDTEVQHMRNAAKKEAKSYRDKNEKERTALEDKLPLRHKYKGDSIHKSSEDVELHSFERSLKGEDSGQKHNQQIKVSSDDKSERKSKHRSERKISVTGKDGKTVSESTLRAEESLRKENKKDRHLSTEKSKAEYKSKRSLSDSRPQKDSLSASKQLASASHRRSESYSEDKHEIESANSDCNLKQEDGIHKDRRRSKSLVEDKILLKSKSKSHTNSKQFKASETELQENLTKQETGQKLDKDKSMEENDSDKQHKSKNEDKGFEEGGAEFELVSGTQSTQGSQKDFSHKVKLHSGERGSIKEKYRGDKDLSNSKLERRLSAEGHKSRNLKHSNKEIKKKEESIKLEDKDIKEMDSGHEKVLSVTVAMDKKQSKKIPYENRKGSILNQDLLGEEKQSASTTESSHAPTPQKSGMHNDNSHSGHEEELMELDLKQPKAQESSNTEGKNIQNSLQTTGAEYAAKDKVSLSISDIELKHSLADPKDCESQFLPAAEKTVKQEDISNKQVGALDTLSRQASMDQGPNKPGTYKMSVLYETRGRILLNVPSEDQASEDSRKPKNFKTVINSNSDDVPVAINSSREDAADAKSMDMDISDFTDSLGGMSRECHNSDGTSLFEGTFILKNDAAQIVYMEQQGSAVLSSVMKDDSDNTTVTNSIGKGNNMLRPDEQVMEDSTARLPSQEDYDEAAKLESTRGSELKIKEENLVTDITEDCRDVTTKEQLQKRKEGECLDTYPSTKGERSTMMDNVEKSEVHDTDDMIQSSSVLVPDRVPEETVKGSVVASGQEGNSVIGMEDKNESNAVGTSAGSSELCLLYSSLQTTPATVIGTSTEKIIESTVMATSTGEERAEGASRSEKDSDATTTCSEESEVTVICTSIEADEGFTTGIWVKSSEGSSFITGADIGECTVAAAEEGGGSVVTEGLAESESFLTSTEGEEIGDCTMVDAEESSKNLVNASGVEIEDSVNSAGAEEKDDAVTSAGSEEKRKASICVDTGKLESSVSCLGEVESDGAVTSAGTETGEGSTSGDSSGQFRGSVRSGQVKEHEGTVTCTGTEERSHNFIICSVTGTDAQGESTVTGACIAMVTNNSATTGTSGDKSEDTVNGESAVTSTGITPEDDAEISVVCTGLEDSNEGFAVCLEAEKCESLMDSTRAKEEAGITTVSVGPCDDEGFVTSTGSKEEDEEGEGIVTSTGRGNEENEHASTCTGMESENALLCIGAEEGESSIICIVAEQMEAESGMAGTNTNKLTVDSMTSAEKEANCGTNCKNDKGIVESSVTSASAADEGALAVHIGKQGGTLIPLDAEECEAPMTSAMAVQDKSQSGAENKHENVMTSFDSRELDASISSAVPKEDENSRIPGDREEKVKGDIISTSTVEESDAPLHSAMDAEEGPLAVARANESGESSMILIDTEDTEVPMPSTAAEFKECVHTFGNKQEKDECTMISTSIVEEFEAPMSSAAIEYDGQLPAVKTEEINENAMVSIDMEVYEVPMPSESSAGGDNDDESHPTASGKEEKDECAMISTSVVEEQVILMSGEVTEEAIQHMSDAESKNETVMISTSTAECFEAPMSSVAMQDENKLTASETEGRYEAAMITTSMTEECEIVLISAAPQAESQLIVAEGDEDAIISPNASEECKIVETTATVDEQFGLSAFNADAKSKGSVIIVGECGAPVLRVATNSEDQHTASSIGDKEEGAVITLSTMEECDSLFTFTVIEESQLAAESPEVKDKSEEIFNTANQIECILSTTGPDKSSNALLVIGRENETQESGVRGESAASQTVGSEITETDENSVNLMSVDEALCLEISTETTVSPSPSSEASEDDEQNEEVLHEDVASELSCMISEAAVESETLRNVNYKFNSNLLLESDFSEIRTPLPRAQALSLVSANEVTVNTNHGEVTIEAELGEKSDFPLLHVEELYGSDDKTNLVKINDIGIEVTFQSSNATLNSGNNAALPKLAEELEFESNLRTDEPQQPESPRSEEGYVDLHTKEFQKDLLQRNIASERETFHVENLDTQITEEHRSRGVQCKSSGIMDKGKCNQLISQDLRKDDEQSQCSKAKPGNIEEVISGDTTEVSEEIDVMYTPPKSTMEEKDEFTIEQEMSEKEKHGLESNANSPEENQPVILKRKRGRPRKHPLEAVQPGGGESKADMSTGNLQFPIFASRGKTPQTGTDLSNKKETTNEDEAEKAEMTVRKRGRKPRRSLAQSEETETLEPERKRQKLTSSEDELKELEEGEEEDGEEDDEAHSGATTRSATRLEAQRKQPSKPTTRATSKGSSPSSVSPRKRQNLAAKKRSPSDIKINKSPPLTQLKVQSTKRKREDSPTVVRRKGQQKTEETPLKKAKR, encoded by the exons ATGGCCAGCAACccccagccgccgccgccgcccccgccgccgccccctcaGCAGCCGCCGCCCCCTCAgcagccgccgccgctgcctgggggcggcgcggccgagCCCGAGCTGGTCTCCATGATCGTCAACCACCTCAAGAGCCAGGGGCTCTTCGACCAGTTCCGCCGCGACTGCCTGGCCGACGTGGACACCAAG CCTGCCTACCAGAATTTGAGACAGCGTGTTGACAACTTTGTTTCCAATCATTTGGCAACTCATACTTGGAGTCCTCATCTCAACAAGAACCAGCTGAGAAATAACATTAGGCAGCAGGTTCTCAA GTCTGGAATGTTGGAATCTGGAATTGACAGAATTATTTCTCAGGTTGTGGACCCAAAGATCAACCACACATTCAGACCTCAGGTGGAAAAAGCTGTCCATGAATTTTTAGCTACATTGAATCACAAAGAGGAGGCAGGCCCCAGTACAGCTCCAAGTGAAGAGAAAACAGATACTTCTGTTACAGTACAAG GTGTGTCTGCTACAGCTCCTAGTGGAAATGTAGCTAGTGATGCAATGTCCATTTTGGAAACAATAACTTCTCTTAACCAAGAAGCAAGTGCTGCCAGGGCTTCAACAGAGAACTCAAATCCCAAGAACAATGACAAAGTTGTAAAAAGGCTCTCATCTCAGCAGAGTGTGGATGGTAGCACTGATAGAGAGAGAAATGGGGAGGACTTGCCAGACAGAGAGAAAGCAATTTGTGACCCTTCTGGAGAAGGGACTGAAACATTTGCAAAGTGTGAAGATTTAAATGAGCTTCCCTgccaaactgaagaaataaaaaattcagcaaaggaTACTAATAGTTTGACTTCTACAAGTAAAGAAATTCAACAGGAAAGTGAAGATCAAAAGAGTAAATTACTAGATAAATGTGACAAGAAACCAGACAGCAGTGAAAAAggtgagagaagaaaagaaaagaaggaaaaactcGATAAGAAGTCTGACCATTCAAAGAAAAGTGATGATACTACGAAgtctaaagaagaaaagcaagcaagagagTCTGAACCAGTGAAAGTGTtagttccagaaaaaaatagcaataaacataaaacagctgaaagcacTAAAGAAG aAAATACATCAGTAGATTCAGATATGGATGTACTCAGTGACATCACTGTCAGCTCTGTCCATACCAGTGacctttcttcctttgaagaGGAGAGTGAAGAGGAGACTGTCGTGTCTGACAGCACTGAGGAGGGGGAGATCACATCAG atgaagaagagaaaaacagtcaAAGTAAGACAAAGCCTCATGCTAATGAGCTGAGAGATGGGAAAGCCAAGCCTGTTCGTCATGCTTATGTTCGCAAGCCTTTCTTGTACTCCAAATACTTCAGTGATTCTGATGATGAACGAACTGTAGAGCAACGCCGTCAGTCCATT gccaaagaaaaagaagagagactTCTAAGAAGACAAATTAACAGAGAGAGACTTGAAGAAAAACGGAAAcagaaggctgcagaaaaaacaaaatctctaAAAACTGGAAATCAAAATGCTAAAG gaaaaagtgGCTTGAACTTAGAAGAATCTTCATCAAGAGGTCTTGAGTCAAAAGCTACTGGTACCAGCATTAAGGAAGTgcttaaagaacagaaatttttagaaaaaaaagtagccttgagcagaaaaagaaagagagattCAAG GCATGCTGAAGAtggctgcagaaagaaatgtgatCCATCTGAAGAAGACTCTAAAGAGGTGCAAAAGACAAACGAG acttgtgaaaaaaattcctccaaAGATTTGAAGCATAATCATGGGAAAAGTGATATCTCTAAACAGCTTCGAAGACTTTCAGAATTGGTGCATTCAACTGAGGAAAGCAAAAGTGattctaaagcagaaaaagaacataaaagaaaaacctccaCCTCTCTTCAGGCTGAAGGAGTCCAGCAGGACAGTGAAACAAGGGATCCAAAAAAGCAACTGGATAGAGCAGAAGTCAATACTGAAGAActacagaagcagaaatccatatgtaaaaatgaaaaacacccTAGAAAAGATAGTGACACAGAAGTTCAACATATGAGAAATGCTGCcaaaaaagaagccaaatcttacagagataaaaatgaaaaggaaagaactgCTTTGGAAGATAAACTTCCTTTAAGGCACAAATATAAAGGAGACAGTATTCACAAATCAAGTGAAGATGTTGAACTCCATTCATTTGAGAGAAGTTTGAAAGGAGAGGATAGTGGTCAGAAACATAATCAACAAATAAAGGTTTCCTCAGATGacaaatctgaaagaaaaagtaaacacaGAAGTGAACGGAAAATATCAGTAacaggaaaagatggaaaaactgtttctgaatCAACCTTAAGAGCTGAAGAATCACTGcgtaaggaaaataaaaaagacagacatctctcaacagaaaaatcaaaagcagaataCAAGTCCAAAAGGTCCCTGAGTGATTCTAGGCCACAAAAGGATTCCCTAAGTGCCTCAAAGCAGCTTGCTTCTGCATCACACAGAAGGAGCGAAAGCTACTCAGAAGATAAACATGAAATAGAATCAGCTAACTCTGATTGTAATTTGAAACAAGAAGATGGCATTCATAAAGATAGACGAAGATCTAAGAGCCTTGTAGAAGACAAGATTTTGTTAAAGTCTAAGTCAAAGAGTCATACTAATAGTAAGCAATTCAAAGCATCTGAAACAGAATTACAGgaaaatttaacaaaacaagAGACTGGTCAGAAACTAGACAAAGATAAGAGCATGGAAGAGAATGATTCAGATAAGCAACACAAATCTAAGAATGAAGACAAAGGTTTTGAGGAGGGTGGTGCTGAGTTTGAACTTGTAAGTGGCACACAATCAACTCAGGGATCACAAAAAGACTTTAGTCACAAAGTTAAGTTGCATTCTGGAGAAAGAGGTTctataaaagagaaatacagaggTGATAAAGACTTAAGCAATTCCAAACTAGAAAGAAGGCTCTCTGCTGAAGGtcacaaaagcagaaacctAAAGCATAGCaacaaggaaataaagaagaaggaagagagtaTCAAATTGGAagataaagatattaaagaaaTGGATAGTGGGCATGAGAAAGTATTGAGTGTCACAGTAGCAATGGataaaaaacaaagtaagaaGATACcctatgaaaacagaaaaggcagtATACTGAACCAAGATTTActtggagaggaaaagcaatCAGCTAGTACAACTGAAAGCAGTCATGCTCCAACCCCTCAGAAGTCAGGTATGCATAATGACAACTCGCATTCTGGTCATGAGGAAGAGCTGATGGAACTTGACTTGAAACAACCAAAAGCACAGGAATCATCtaacactgaaggaaaaaacattcaaaactcaCTCCAAACCACAGGTGCTGAGTATGCAGCAAAAGACAAAGTGTCTCTCTCTATTTCAGATATTGAATTAAAGCACAGCTTGGCAGATCCTAAAGATTGTGAATCGCAgtttctgcctgcagctgaaaaaactGTTAAACAAGAAGATATCAGTAATAAACAAGTTGGTGCCTTAGACACTTTGTCCAGACAAGCTTCCATGGATCAAGGACCCAATAAACCAGGGACTTATAAAATGAGTGTTTTATATGAAACACGTGGTAGAATCTTACTAAATGTTCCCAGTGAGGATCAAGCttcagaagacagcagaaaaccaaagaattttaaaactgtgataAATTCTAATTCAGATGATGTTCCTGTAGCAATTAATTCTTCCAGAGAAGATGCTGCTGATGCAAAGTCCATGGATATGGACATCTCTGATTTTACGGATTCATTGGGTGGTATGTCTAGAGAATGCCATAATTCAGATGGGACTTCTTTATTTGAAGGTACTTTCATTTTGAAGAATGATGCAGCACAGATTGTATACATGGAGCAACAGGGTAGTGCAGTGCTGAGTTCTGTCATGAAAGATGATAGTGACAACACCACTGTGACAAACAGTATAGGAAAAGGTAACAACATGCTCCGGCCTGATGAACAGGTAATGGAAGACAGTACAGCTAGGTTACCTAGTCAGGAAGATTATGATGAAGCAGCAAAGTTAGAAAGCACTCGGGGAAGTGAGttgaaaataaaagaggaaaacttgGTGACTGACATAACTGAAGATTGTAGAGATGTAACAACAAAAGAACAactccaaaaaagaaaagagggagagtGCTTGGATACATATCCTTCcacaaagggagaaagaagcaCAATGATGGATAATGTGGAAAAGAGTGAGGTGCATGATACTGATGATATGATACAGTCTTCCTCTGTGTTGGTGCCTGACAGAGTTCCTGAGGAAACAGTCAAAGGCTCAGTTGTAGCCAGTGGGCAAGAAGGGAATAGTGTGATTGGTAtggaagataaaaatgaaagcaatgcAGTAGGTACCAGTGCAGGAAGTAGTGAACTTTGTTTGTTGTACAGCAGCCTACAAACAACTCCAGCCACTGTGATAGGAACTAGCACAGAAAAGATCATTGAGAGCACTGTAATGGCCACTAGtacaggagaagaaagagctgAAGGTGCGTCACGTTCTGAAAAGGACAGTGATGCTACAACAACTTGCTCAGAAGAGAGTGAAGTGACAGTAATCTGTACAAGCATAGAAGCTGATGAAGGTTTCACAACAGGCATATGGGTAAAAAGTAGTGAGGGCAGCAGTTTCATCACAGGAGCAGATATTGGTGAGTGTACtgttgcagcagctgaagaaggtGGTGGCAGTGTTGTCACTGAAGGATTGGCAGAAAGTGAAAGTTTCCTAACAAGtacagaaggagaagaaattgGTGACTGTACCATGGTTGATGCAGAAGAAAGTAGTAAGAATTTAGTCAATGCAAGCGGAGTTGAAATTGAAGACAGTGTGAATAGTGCTGGGGCggaagaaaaagatgatgcTGTGACTAGCGCAGGCTCTGAAGAAAAGCGAAAGGCCTCAATTTGTGTAGATACAGGCAAACTTGAAAGTTCTGTATCCTGCTTAGGTGAAGTTGAGAGTGATGGAGCTGTAACTAGTGCAGGGACGGAAACAGGTGAAGGATCAACAAGTGGAGACAGTTCAGGTCAATTTAGGGGCAGTGTGAGATCTGGCCAAGTAAAAGAACACGAAGGTACTGTGACTTGCACAGgtacagaagaaagaagtcatAACTTCATCATCTGCTCAGTGACTGGTACAGATGCCCAGGGAGAAAGCACTGTAACTGGTGCATGTATTGCGATGGTCACAAACAACAGTGCCACAACTGGAACTAGTGGTGACAAATCTGAGGATACTGTGAATGGTGAAAGTGCCGTGACCAGCACAGGCATAACTCCAGAAGATGATGCTGAAATTTCAGTAGTCTGCACAGGGCTGGAAGACAGTAATGAGGGGTTTGCAGTTTGtttagaagctgaaaaatgtgaaagtcTAATGGACAGTACAAGGGCAAAGGAAGAAGCCGGTATCACCACAGTCAGTGTAGGGCCATGTGATGATGAAGGTTTTGTGACTAGCACAGGCTCAaaagaagaggatgaagaaggtGAGGGCATTGTGACCAGTACAGgaagaggaaatgaagaaaatgagcatGCTTCTACTTGTACAGGAATGGAAAGTGAAAATGCACTGCTTTGTATAGGTGCAGAAGAAGGTGAAAGTTCAATTATCTGCATAGTTGCTGAACAAATGGAAGCAGAGTCAGGAATGGCTGGCACAAATACAAATAAGCTTACTGTTGACAGCATGACAAGTGCAGAAAAAGAAGCTAATTGTGGTACAAACTGCAAAAATGATAAAGGGATTGTTGAAAGCAGTGTAACCAGTGCAAGTGCTGCAGATGAGGGTGCCTTGGCTGTGCATATAGGAAAACAGGGAGGTACCTTGATTCCCTTAGATGCTGAGGAATGTGAGGCTCCCATGACTAGTGCTATGGCAGTGCAAGATAAGAGTCAGTCTGgtgctgaaaacaaacatgagAATGTCATGACTTCCTTTGACAGCAGAGAACTTGATGCCTCTATAAGTAGCGCAGTTCCAAAGGAAGATGAGAATTCTCGTATTCCTggtgacagagaagaaaaagtaaaaggtGATATCATATCTACCAGTACAGTGGAAGAAAGTGATGCTCCCTTACATTCAGCCATGGATGCTGAGGAAGGTCCACTTGCTGTTGCAAGAGCAAATGAAAGTGGGGAAAGCTCCATGATCTTAATAGATACTGAAGACACAGAGGTGCCTATGCCCAGTACAGCTGCAGAGTTTAAGGAGTGTGTACATACTTTTGGCAATAAGCAGGAGAAAGATGAGTGCACTATGATTTCCACCAGTATTGTGGAAGAGTTTGAGGCTCCTATGTCAAGTGCTGCTATTGAATATGATGGTCAGCTCcctgctgtgaaaacagaagaaataaatgagaatgCTATGGTTTCTATAGATATGGAAGTATATGAGGTTCCCATGCCAAGTGAATCCAGTGCAGGAGGAGATAATGATGATGAAAGTCACCCAACTGCTAGtggtaaggaagaaaaagatgagtGTGCTATGATTTCCACAAGTGTTGTGGAGGAACAAGTAATCCTAATGTCAGGTGAAGTCACAGAAGAGGCAATTCAACATATGTCAGACGCAGAgtcaaaaaatgaaacagtaatgATATCTACAAGTACAGCAGAATGTTTTGAAGCTCCTATGTCTAGTGTAGCTATGCAAGATGAAAACAAACTCActgcttcagaaacagaaggaagataCGAAGCTGCTATGATCACTACAAGCATGACGGAAGAATGTGAGATAGTCCTGATCAGTGCAGCACCACAAGCTGAAAGTCAGCTCATCGTTGCAGAAGGAGATGAAGATGCCATTATCTCTCCAAATGCATCAGAGGAATGTAAGATTGTGGAGACCACTGCAACTGTAGATGAACAGTTTGGACTATCTGCTTTCAATGCAGATGCAAAAAGCAAAGGTTCTGTGATTATTGTGGGAGAATGTGGAGCTCCTGTGCTGAGGGTTGCCACCAACAGTGAAGATCAACACACTGCTTCAAGTATAGGAGATAAAGAGGAAGGGGCAGTGATCACTCTGAGCACAATGGAAGAATGTGATAGTCTCTTCACTTTTACAGTCATAGAAGAAAGTCAACTTGCTGCTGAGAGTCCAGAAGTAAAAGACAAGAGTGAGGAAATTTTTAATACTGCTAACCAGATTGAATGCATCCTGTCAACTACAGGTCCAGATAAAAGCAGTAATGCTTTGCTTGTCATTGGTAGAGAGAACGAAACCCAGGAGAGTGGTGTGAGGGGAGAATCGGCAGCATCTCAGACAGTAGGGAGtgaaatcacagaaacagatgaaaattcTGTGAACCTCATGAGTGTAGATGAAGCCCTTTGTCTGGAGATTAGTACAGAGACTACTGTGAGTCCAAGTCCTTCCTCGGAGGCAAGTGAGGATGATGAGCAAAATGAAGAAGTTTTGCATGAGGATGTTGCTTCAGAACTCTCCTGTAtgatttcagaagcagcagtagAGAGTGAAACTCTAAGGAATGTAAACTATAAATTTAATTCAAACTTGCTTTtagaaagtgatttttctgaaataaggaCTCCCCTGCCTAGGGCACAGGCTCTTTCCTTGGTTTCTGCAAATGAAGTGACTGTAAATACCAACCATGGTGAAGTGACAATAGAAGCAgaattaggggaaaaaagtgacTTTCCTTTGTTGCATGTAGAAGAACTATATGGCAGCGATGATAAAACAAACTTGGTCAAAATAAATGATATTGGAATTGAAGTTACTTTTCAAAGCAGTAATGCAACCTTGAATTCAG gCAATAACGCAGCTTTACCAAAGTTGGCAGAAGAACTAGAATTTGAAAGTAACTTGAGAACTGATGAG CCACAACAGCCTGAAAGTCCAAGAAGTGAAGAAGGTTATGTGGATCTTCATACTAAAGAGTTTcaaaaag atttgcTGCAGAGGAATATTgcttcagaaagagaaacttttCAT GTGGAAAACTTGGATACCCAGATAACTGAAGAACATAGATCTAGGGGAGTACAATGTAAATCTTCAGGAATAATggataaaggaaaat GCAACCAGCTGATTAGTCAGGATCTGAGAAAAGATGATGAACAAAGTCAGTGTTCCAAAGCAAAACCTGGTAACATCGAG GAGGTTATTTCAGGTGATACAACAGAAGTGTCCGAAGAAATTGATGTAATGTATACACCTCCTAAAAGTACTatggaagaaaaag ATGAATTTACCATTGAACAAGAAatgtctgaaaaggaaaagcatggtCTAGAATCAAATGCAAATTCTCCAGAG GAAAACCAGCCTGTAATACTGAAACGGAAGAGGGGAAGGCCTCGTAAACACCCTCTTGAAGCTGTACAGCCTGGTG GTGGGGAGTCAAAAGCTGATATGAGCACTGGGAAT ctgcagtttcctATCTTTGCAAGTAGAGGGAAAACACCTCAAACGG gTACAGACTTATctaataagaaagaaacaacaaat gaagatgaagctgagaaagcagaaatgacTGTGCgtaaaagaggaagaaagcctAGGCGTTCTCTGGCTCAATCAGAGGAAACTG